In Campylobacter sp. VBCF_01 NA2, one DNA window encodes the following:
- the argB gene encoding acetylglutamate kinase, which produces MIKSSQIAEIIISALPYIRKFRDKIFVIKYGGAAQTDEVLKLNFARDITLLHMVGIKVIVVHGGGKKINQTLDLLDIKSEFCDGLRVTSKEAIEVTEMVLSGLVNKEITALLNQNGAPAIGISGKDGGLLKAKFLDREKYGFVGEITDVNTKVIYDLLDRDYLPVIAPLAGGENDENISFNINADLCASKIASYLKADKVIFLSDIDGVLDKEGKLISKLDENSISALKKDGTISGGMIPKIDACLECINTGTKAAHIINGKIPHSLLLELFTDTGIGSLIR; this is translated from the coding sequence ATGATAAAATCAAGTCAAATCGCAGAAATTATCATCTCAGCCCTACCTTATATCCGCAAATTTCGCGATAAAATTTTCGTCATCAAATACGGCGGCGCAGCCCAAACCGACGAGGTTTTAAAGCTAAATTTCGCCCGCGATATCACGCTTTTGCACATGGTTGGTATCAAGGTCATCGTCGTGCATGGTGGTGGCAAAAAAATCAACCAAACCCTCGATTTGCTGGATATCAAAAGCGAATTTTGCGATGGTTTGCGCGTAACAAGTAAAGAAGCTATCGAAGTAACCGAAATGGTGCTAAGCGGACTTGTAAATAAAGAAATCACCGCGCTTCTTAACCAAAACGGAGCCCCTGCCATAGGCATTAGCGGCAAGGACGGCGGACTTTTGAAAGCCAAATTTTTAGACCGCGAAAAATACGGCTTCGTAGGCGAAATCACAGATGTGAATACAAAAGTCATTTATGATTTGCTAGATCGTGATTATCTGCCTGTCATCGCGCCACTTGCCGGGGGCGAAAATGACGAAAATATCAGCTTTAACATAAACGCAGATCTTTGCGCTAGCAAAATCGCTAGCTACCTAAAAGCCGACAAAGTGATTTTTCTAAGCGATATCGACGGCGTGCTAGATAAAGAGGGCAAACTCATTAGCAAACTCGATGAAAATTCGATCTCTGCTTTGAAAAAAGACGGCACGATTAGTGGCGGTATGATACCTAAAATCGATGCTTGTTTGGAGTGCATAAACACAGGCACCAAGGCCGCTCACATAATAAATGGCAAAATCCCACACTCGCTTTTATTAGAGCTTTTCACTGATACTGGTATCGGAAGTTTGATTAGATAA
- a CDS encoding DegT/DnrJ/EryC1/StrS family aminotransferase — protein sequence MRQIPFFKAQVDDKEESLILNALHNPQIKYSEIFENKICEYFGVNYAISTTSGTTALHLALCTLGVKRGDRILCSVNSFPHVAAVIRHFDAEPVFVDIDTNTFNITPESFSKAIELNRHKKLKCAFISHTAGLVTDMDEIYEIAKKENITIIDDASRATGATYKGKKIGSFENSLFSCFQINPQAQDAISTAGFFVTNNEGLANSAKILRNNGIVGEAFYEDGNLGFTYNVDRIGQKYDLNSINAAFALSQLEKTDSFIKRRQNIAKMFRKSLENCPHIELPTDSAEHIYTQFIIKIDKNRDDFAREMISRGIDVGLHYVPLHLLSYYKSKYNYKVNDFPNALKNYQQILSLPIYASLSDDDVAYICEKIIEIARSRV from the coding sequence ATGAGGCAAATACCCTTTTTTAAAGCGCAGGTTGATGATAAAGAAGAATCGCTTATACTAAATGCCCTTCACAATCCACAAATAAAATACTCAGAAATTTTTGAAAACAAAATTTGTGAGTATTTTGGCGTGAATTACGCAATCTCCACTACTAGTGGCACTACTGCGCTTCATCTTGCGCTTTGCACACTCGGTGTCAAGCGTGGAGATAGAATTTTATGCTCAGTTAATTCATTTCCGCATGTAGCGGCGGTTATTAGGCATTTTGATGCTGAGCCTGTGTTCGTAGATATCGATACAAACACCTTTAATATCACCCCTGAAAGCTTTTCAAAAGCTATCGAGCTAAACAGACACAAAAAGCTAAAATGCGCCTTTATCTCGCATACAGCTGGGCTCGTAACCGATATGGACGAGATTTACGAAATCGCTAAAAAAGAAAATATCACTATCATAGATGACGCTTCTAGGGCCACAGGTGCTACATACAAGGGCAAAAAAATCGGCTCGTTTGAAAACTCACTGTTTTCGTGCTTTCAGATAAATCCACAAGCCCAAGACGCAATCTCTACGGCTGGATTTTTCGTCACAAACAACGAAGGTTTGGCAAATTCTGCCAAAATTTTGCGCAATAACGGAATCGTGGGCGAAGCGTTTTATGAGGACGGAAATTTAGGCTTTACTTACAATGTAGATCGTATCGGTCAAAAATACGATTTAAACTCGATAAATGCGGCATTTGCGCTATCGCAACTAGAAAAAACAGATAGCTTTATCAAGCGTCGCCAAAATATTGCAAAAATGTTTAGGAAATCTTTGGAAAATTGCCCTCATATCGAGCTTCCTACCGATAGCGCGGAGCACATTTATACACAATTTATCATCAAAATCGACAAAAATCGCGATGATTTCGCGCGCGAAATGATTTCTAGGGGCATTGATGTAGGGCTTCACTATGTGCCACTGCACCTGCTGAGCTACTACAAATCTAAGTATAATTACAAAGTCAATGACTTCCCAAATGCGCTAAAAAATTATCAGCAAATTTTATCTTTGCCGATTTACGCCTCGCTTAGCGATGACGATGTGGCGTATATCTGCGAAAAAATTATAGAAATTGCGAGAAGCCGTGTTTAA
- the cmoA gene encoding carboxy-S-adenosyl-L-methionine synthase CmoA, whose product MKDEIFKTPIKKQFEFDKSVASVFDDMIARSVPFYKQSSELICELLARILAHGAKAIDLGCSTAGILLSLYQMRPDLALFGVDNSEAMLEIAAAKTAAFGAQIKFSCEDILECDFKGFDAVILNYTLQFIRPIKRAEFMRKIYENLGKNGVLIFAEKLVYEDKTLSKNMIEIYENYKENQGYSKFEIAQKRKALENVLIPYTESENKTLALNAGFASVEIIFKWANFAVFMARK is encoded by the coding sequence ATGAAAGATGAAATTTTCAAAACGCCGATAAAAAAGCAGTTTGAGTTCGACAAAAGCGTCGCTAGCGTCTTTGACGATATGATCGCGCGCTCGGTGCCGTTTTATAAGCAAAGCTCCGAGCTTATTTGCGAGCTTTTGGCACGGATTTTGGCTCATGGTGCCAAAGCCATAGACCTTGGCTGCTCGACGGCTGGGATTTTGCTTAGCTTGTATCAAATGCGCCCTGATTTGGCGCTTTTTGGCGTGGATAACTCCGAAGCAATGCTAGAAATCGCCGCGGCAAAAACCGCTGCTTTTGGCGCGCAGATAAAATTTTCGTGCGAAGATATCTTAGAGTGCGATTTTAAGGGCTTTGACGCCGTGATTTTAAACTACACTTTGCAGTTTATTCGCCCGATAAAACGGGCGGAATTTATGCGCAAAATTTATGAAAATTTGGGCAAAAACGGGGTTTTGATTTTCGCTGAAAAGCTCGTTTATGAGGATAAAACGCTTAGCAAAAATATGATTGAAATTTACGAAAATTACAAAGAAAATCAAGGCTATTCGAAGTTCGAAATCGCCCAAAAGCGCAAAGCGCTCGAAAATGTGCTCATACCATACACCGAGAGCGAGAACAAAACACTCGCGCTTAATGCCGGATTTGCCAGCGTGGAAATTATCTTTAAATGGGCGAATTTCGCTGTTTTTATGGCGAGAAAATAG
- a CDS encoding tetraacyldisaccharide 4'-kinase, protein MFKIWLEKNLYDPGVIWLIISFFLLPLSIIFGFIQMIRRALVKPKDYGIAVVSVGNLTLGGSGKTPLVGAIFTEFSPEIPTCIILRGYGRKSHGLQYVAKNGEILCDIKTSGDEAMLYTKTLKNASVLVSENRENAIMQAKKDGFALVILDDGFSKFHIEKFEIVLRPSDSPLLPLPLPVAGYRYPPNFYKFADFIPSLDDIKSTSEISNFPNPHTDKENTILISAIAKPWRLKEFEKHAKASFYFPDHYDFTKDEIQNLLHKSSATHIICTAKDFVKLENFGLNISVIELKTTLSENFKNQIKAYIASKLNH, encoded by the coding sequence GTGTTTAAAATTTGGCTCGAAAAAAATTTATACGATCCGGGCGTTATTTGGCTTATAATTTCATTTTTTCTGCTTCCACTCTCAATCATTTTTGGCTTTATTCAGATGATTAGGCGCGCCCTAGTTAAACCAAAAGATTATGGCATAGCAGTAGTAAGCGTGGGAAATCTAACCCTTGGCGGAAGCGGTAAAACTCCGCTTGTGGGGGCAATTTTTACAGAATTTAGCCCCGAGATTCCTACCTGCATAATACTGCGCGGATACGGCCGCAAAAGCCACGGACTGCAATATGTGGCGAAAAATGGCGAAATTTTATGCGACATAAAAACCAGTGGCGATGAAGCCATGCTTTATACTAAAACCCTAAAAAACGCAAGCGTTCTTGTGAGCGAAAACCGCGAAAATGCCATAATGCAGGCCAAAAAAGACGGCTTTGCTCTCGTGATTTTAGACGATGGATTTTCTAAATTTCATATAGAAAAATTTGAGATTGTTTTGCGCCCTAGTGATTCGCCACTTTTGCCATTGCCACTGCCAGTCGCAGGCTATCGCTATCCGCCAAATTTTTACAAATTCGCAGATTTTATCCCAAGTTTGGACGATATAAAATCCACTAGCGAAATTTCAAATTTCCCAAATCCACACACCGACAAGGAAAATACGATTTTAATCAGCGCAATCGCCAAGCCATGGCGCCTAAAAGAGTTTGAAAAACACGCCAAAGCTAGTTTTTATTTCCCAGATCATTATGATTTTACAAAAGATGAAATTCAAAATTTACTTCATAAATCTAGCGCCACGCATATCATTTGCACCGCCAAAGATTTCGTCAAGCTCGAAAATTTCGGGCTTAATATCAGCGTAATCGAGCTTAAAACCACGCTTAGCGAAAATTTCAAAAACCAAATCAAAGCCTACATTGCTAGCAAACTAAACCACTAA
- the ligA gene encoding NAD-dependent DNA ligase LigA, which produces MDFNEYKNAVQTLNLWARAYYTQDNPIASDEEYDTLYSKVEIFERAHPERILPYSPTLRIGGELSEGFEKLSHGAQMWSMEDIFNDGELVAWLGRGEKANLDFYVEPKFDGASLNLTYEDGILISAATRGDGKIGENVTANARAIKSIPLQIPYNEKIEIRGEVLIAKSDFDALNDERAQNGEALFSNPRNAAAGSLRQLDSAVVARRKLQFIPWGVGENKLNFTRHSEIMEFVRSLGFKRDDFRRICASANEIRKAYEDLHALREKKDLMLDGMVLRINDVAKCDLLGYTVKFPRFMVAYKFPAIEKVTRLKDIVLQVGRTGAITPVAVVESVNIDGANVSNATLHNFDEIERLGLMKNDFVGIIRSGDVIPKITSVFAGRRDGSQTPITRPSACPVCGGGLLDEGALIKCQNLSCKARIVGALIYFCSKKCMNIEGLSEATISLLHSLGKINEIADIYALSEADFAGLEGFKDKKISNLLNAINSSKGAQLYRFISGLGIEHIGEVAARKIAESFGEKWLDASYEEVLNLENFGEAMAKSFCEFCAENREKIRNLITIINPQISKSKTTQTAFTGKTIVLTGTMSRPRDEIKNRLLQMGAKVSGSVSAKTDFVIYGSEAGSKLDKANALGVRTLSEDEFEEMAREI; this is translated from the coding sequence ATGGATTTTAACGAATACAAAAATGCCGTCCAAACCCTGAATTTATGGGCGAGAGCGTATTACACGCAGGATAATCCAATCGCTAGCGACGAAGAATACGACACGCTATATAGCAAGGTCGAAATCTTCGAGCGCGCCCACCCAGAGCGAATTTTGCCATACTCCCCTACTTTGCGTATCGGAGGTGAGCTTAGCGAGGGTTTCGAAAAGCTTTCTCACGGCGCGCAAATGTGGTCTATGGAGGATATTTTTAACGACGGCGAGCTTGTGGCGTGGCTTGGGCGTGGAGAAAAGGCAAATTTAGATTTTTATGTCGAGCCGAAATTTGACGGAGCGAGCCTAAATTTGACCTACGAAGACGGCATTTTAATCTCGGCTGCCACACGCGGGGACGGCAAAATCGGCGAAAATGTAACCGCCAATGCAAGAGCGATAAAATCTATCCCACTTCAAATCCCATATAACGAAAAAATCGAAATTCGTGGCGAAGTTTTGATTGCTAAAAGCGATTTTGACGCTCTAAACGACGAACGCGCGCAAAATGGCGAAGCGCTGTTTTCAAACCCGCGCAACGCCGCAGCTGGAAGCCTTCGCCAGCTAGATAGCGCGGTCGTAGCAAGGCGAAAACTTCAATTCATACCTTGGGGCGTGGGCGAAAATAAATTAAATTTCACGCGACATAGCGAGATTATGGAGTTCGTGCGAAGTCTTGGCTTTAAGAGGGACGATTTTAGGCGAATTTGCGCGAGTGCAAATGAAATCCGCAAGGCTTACGAGGATTTGCACGCCCTGCGCGAGAAAAAAGATTTGATGCTTGATGGCATGGTGCTTCGCATAAATGATGTCGCAAAGTGCGATTTGCTGGGATACACCGTGAAATTTCCGCGTTTCATGGTAGCGTATAAATTCCCAGCTATCGAAAAGGTTACAAGGCTAAAAGACATTGTTTTGCAAGTAGGCAGAACGGGCGCAATCACCCCTGTGGCGGTGGTCGAAAGCGTCAATATCGACGGGGCAAATGTCAGCAACGCTACGCTTCATAATTTCGATGAAATCGAGCGCTTGGGGCTGATGAAAAACGATTTTGTGGGAATTATACGAAGCGGCGATGTAATCCCAAAAATCACAAGCGTCTTTGCTGGGCGCAGAGACGGCTCGCAAACGCCCATAACTCGCCCTAGTGCATGTCCTGTATGTGGCGGTGGCCTGCTAGATGAGGGTGCTTTGATAAAATGTCAAAATTTGAGTTGCAAAGCACGGATTGTAGGGGCTTTGATCTATTTTTGCTCGAAAAAATGTATGAATATCGAAGGGCTAAGCGAGGCTACGATTAGCTTGCTTCATAGCCTTGGCAAAATTAACGAAATCGCCGATATTTACGCGCTTAGCGAAGCTGATTTTGCGGGGCTTGAAGGCTTTAAAGATAAAAAAATTTCAAATCTCTTAAACGCTATAAATTCGAGCAAGGGCGCACAGCTTTATCGCTTCATCAGCGGGCTTGGTATCGAGCATATAGGCGAGGTCGCAGCGCGCAAAATCGCCGAGAGTTTTGGCGAGAAATGGCTAGACGCTAGCTATGAAGAGGTGCTAAATTTAGAAAATTTTGGAGAGGCTATGGCGAAGAGTTTTTGCGAATTTTGCGCCGAAAACAGAGAAAAAATTCGTAATTTAATCACAATCATAAATCCACAAATTTCTAAGAGCAAAACCACGCAAACCGCCTTTACAGGCAAGACTATCGTGCTTACTGGCACCATGTCGCGTCCCAGAGACGAGATCAAAAACCGCCTTTTGCAAATGGGCGCAAAGGTTTCTGGCTCAGTATCAGCCAAAACCGATTTTGTGATTTATGGAAGCGAGGCTGGAAGCAAGCTAGATAAGGCAAATGCCCTTGGCGTGCGCACGCTAAGCGAAGATGAGTTTGAGGAAATGGCGCGTGAGATTTGA
- the thrC gene encoding threonine synthase, translating into MKLVSTRDFSASATLSDALLSPSAVFGGLYTPRELPKLTPEFWSECKELSYKQIALKLIKALDFDISPEVFKTALARYDSFENPALPLEISKFNDNTYILELYHGPTLAFKDMALQPFGALLGELAAQRNEKYLIICATSGDTGPATLDTFANDPNIKVVCLYPAGGTSEIQRQQMVKQSAKNLKILGIKGNFDDAQRALKSLLSDDEFKNELRANNLCLSAANSVNFGRILFQIIYYIYASVQFSKNPKFSAHDKFDVIVPSGNFGNALGAYFAKKMGANIGKIKIASNANNILTDFINTGIYDLRGRELISTISPAMDILISSNVERVLADLFGDVRTKELMASLAQDKFYALSKDELTKLQSEFEADFTSDDECSKFIKEASSSGRLIDPHTANCFKLLGGDTPTLIVSTAKWIKFTPSMIKAIKSRPCEDEKADMIALSKEFQSDIPAQISRLFASPEIHTSIIEQNEIKNTIIDWIKL; encoded by the coding sequence ATGAAATTAGTTTCCACACGAGATTTTAGCGCCAGCGCCACACTTAGCGACGCACTACTAAGCCCAAGTGCTGTATTTGGCGGACTTTATACACCGCGCGAGTTGCCAAAACTTACACCTGAATTTTGGAGCGAGTGCAAAGAGCTTAGCTACAAACAAATCGCTTTAAAGCTTATAAAAGCCCTAGATTTCGACATTTCGCCGGAGGTTTTCAAAACCGCTCTTGCAAGGTATGATAGTTTCGAAAACCCTGCCCTGCCACTTGAAATTTCTAAATTTAACGATAACACCTATATTTTGGAGCTTTATCACGGCCCGACACTTGCTTTTAAAGATATGGCGTTGCAACCTTTTGGCGCGCTTCTTGGCGAGCTAGCGGCGCAAAGAAATGAAAAATACCTCATAATCTGCGCTACTAGTGGCGATACCGGCCCAGCTACGCTAGATACCTTTGCAAACGACCCAAATATCAAGGTCGTCTGCCTCTATCCGGCTGGTGGAACAAGTGAAATTCAGCGCCAACAAATGGTAAAACAATCAGCCAAAAATTTAAAAATTCTAGGCATTAAAGGGAATTTCGACGACGCACAAAGAGCGTTAAAATCGCTACTTAGCGATGATGAGTTTAAAAACGAGCTAAGAGCTAATAATCTTTGCCTAAGTGCGGCAAATTCTGTAAATTTCGGCAGAATTTTGTTTCAAATCATCTACTACATTTACGCTAGCGTGCAATTTAGCAAAAATCCAAAATTTAGCGCGCACGATAAATTTGATGTAATCGTGCCAAGCGGAAATTTTGGCAACGCCCTTGGTGCGTATTTCGCCAAAAAAATGGGGGCAAATATCGGCAAAATCAAAATCGCTTCCAACGCAAACAATATCCTAACTGATTTCATTAATACTGGAATTTACGATTTGCGTGGCAGAGAATTAATTAGCACGATTAGCCCTGCAATGGACATTTTGATTAGTTCAAATGTCGAGCGCGTGCTGGCTGATTTATTCGGCGATGTTCGCACAAAAGAGCTTATGGCTAGCCTTGCGCAAGATAAATTCTACGCCCTTAGCAAAGATGAGCTTACTAAGCTTCAAAGCGAATTTGAGGCTGATTTTACAAGCGATGATGAGTGCTCGAAATTTATCAAAGAAGCTAGCAGTAGTGGCCGTCTCATCGACCCGCACACTGCAAACTGCTTCAAACTTTTAGGTGGCGATACGCCAACGCTTATCGTATCTACGGCGAAATGGATAAAATTTACCCCGTCAATGATAAAAGCGATAAAATCTCGCCCATGCGAAGACGAAAAGGCCGATATGATCGCGCTTTCAAAAGAGTTTCAAAGCGATATTCCAGCGCAAATTTCACGCCTTTTTGCCAGCCCTGAAATTCACACGAGCATAATCGAGCAAAACGAGATTAAAAATACGATTATTGATTGGATAAAACTATGA
- a CDS encoding bifunctional riboflavin kinase/FAD synthetase, whose amino-acid sequence MDEAKMSEPSEISILAKFGENEKFLNLNGAKKSEIKALAIGNFDGFHRAHQKLFDALGEHGGIIIVIADTAPKLTPPSLISQICEKEIFYCDLAKVKNLSGAEFIALLNANFPNLEKIVVGNDFKFGKNRASDAEFLRANFAGETLIIDEYKIDGVGVHTRLIKEFLNAGECEKAAKFLGREYEISGKVISGQGLGAKELFATLNLDASEFYMPKFGVYATLCRVKNKIYKSVSFIGHRVSTDSNFAIETHILGEFGANFTPKRASVKFIKFIRENKKFANLGELKAQISSDITLARDILGNKYER is encoded by the coding sequence ATGGACGAAGCAAAAATGAGTGAGCCTAGCGAAATTTCAATCCTAGCCAAATTTGGCGAAAACGAGAAATTTCTAAATTTAAATGGAGCGAAAAAAAGCGAGATTAAAGCCCTTGCTATCGGCAATTTCGACGGATTTCACAGGGCTCATCAAAAGCTATTTGACGCTCTTGGCGAGCATGGTGGCATAATCATAGTCATCGCCGATACTGCGCCCAAACTCACGCCACCTAGCCTAATTAGCCAAATTTGCGAAAAAGAGATTTTTTACTGCGATTTAGCTAAGGTGAAAAATTTAAGCGGAGCCGAATTTATCGCACTTTTAAACGCAAATTTTCCAAATTTAGAAAAAATCGTAGTCGGAAATGATTTTAAATTTGGCAAAAATAGAGCCAGCGACGCAGAATTTTTGCGCGCGAATTTCGCCGGTGAAACGCTCATAATCGACGAGTATAAAATCGACGGCGTGGGCGTGCATACGAGGCTGATAAAGGAGTTTTTAAACGCTGGTGAGTGCGAGAAGGCGGCGAAGTTTTTGGGGAGGGAGTATGAAATCTCTGGCAAAGTCATCAGCGGTCAAGGGCTTGGCGCAAAGGAGCTGTTTGCGACGCTAAATCTAGATGCTAGCGAGTTTTATATGCCAAAATTTGGCGTTTATGCCACGCTGTGCAGGGTAAAAAACAAAATTTACAAAAGCGTATCTTTTATAGGGCACAGGGTCAGCACGGATAGCAATTTCGCCATAGAAACGCATATTTTAGGGGAGTTTGGCGCAAATTTCACGCCAAAGCGTGCGAGCGTGAAATTTATCAAATTTATCCGCGAAAACAAAAAATTTGCAAATTTGGGCGAATTAAAAGCGCAAATTTCAAGCGACATCACCCTTGCTAGGGATATTTTAGGAAACAAATATGAAAGATGA
- a CDS encoding lipocalin family protein, whose protein sequence is MKFKQILILTLTIFFLGACAKSISPNAPITRDFDIAKFCGGWYEIAHIKGFTGELENTAYEIFVDKNGSINMLKSAQSQSGKIKLSSEELAFVGKKSEGNLVRKGMIKNAKFSVAQTDVDYSYALVFGENTGELYMLSRTKTMPELIKNIYLNKAKESGYDTQKIVWTKQK, encoded by the coding sequence ATGAAATTTAAGCAAATTTTAATTTTAACTTTAACTATATTTTTCCTAGGGGCGTGTGCCAAAAGCATTTCGCCAAACGCGCCTATCACGCGGGATTTTGACATAGCTAAATTTTGCGGCGGCTGGTATGAGATAGCCCATATCAAGGGCTTTACAGGCGAGTTAGAAAACACAGCTTATGAGATTTTTGTCGATAAAAACGGCTCGATAAATATGCTAAAATCAGCCCAAAGCCAAAGCGGAAAAATCAAATTATCTAGCGAAGAACTAGCCTTTGTAGGCAAAAAATCCGAGGGAAATTTAGTTCGCAAAGGTATGATAAAAAATGCCAAATTTAGCGTCGCTCAAACCGATGTGGATTACAGCTACGCGCTCGTTTTTGGCGAAAACACAGGCGAGCTTTATATGCTTTCGCGCACCAAAACCATGCCCGAACTCATCAAAAATATCTACCTAAACAAAGCCAAAGAAAGTGGCTATGACACCCAAAAAATCGTATGGACGAAGCAAAAATGA
- the tlyA gene encoding 23S rRNA (cytidine-2'-O)-methyltransferase TlyA produces the protein MRFDSFVAQALKISRNKAQNLIKEGKILLNGEILGKVSAEIESGEISATDEIFVSRGALKLKGFLDECALDITGVRALDIGSSTGGFVQILLKYGASEVVALDVGSAQLDDSLRHDPRVIVRENTDIREFESQTSFELITCDVSFIGIEKILPSILCLASRDIILLFKPQFEVGVGAKRDKKGVIKNEKLVEQAMAKFELNCAKMGLIMIQKLPCQIKGKEGNQEFFYHYKKGE, from the coding sequence GTGAGATTTGATAGTTTCGTGGCCCAGGCTCTAAAAATCAGTCGAAACAAAGCCCAAAATCTCATTAAAGAGGGCAAAATTTTGCTAAATGGCGAAATTTTAGGCAAGGTATCAGCCGAAATAGAAAGTGGCGAGATTAGCGCGACAGACGAGATTTTCGTAAGCCGTGGCGCGCTGAAATTAAAGGGATTTTTAGATGAGTGCGCGCTTGATATCACTGGCGTGCGCGCCCTAGATATCGGCTCATCGACGGGCGGATTTGTGCAAATTTTGCTAAAATACGGCGCAAGCGAGGTCGTAGCCCTCGATGTGGGAAGCGCACAGCTAGATGATAGCTTGCGCCACGATCCGCGTGTAATCGTGCGCGAAAACACCGATATCAGGGAGTTTGAGAGTCAAACGAGTTTTGAGCTAATCACCTGCGATGTGAGCTTTATCGGGATTGAGAAAATTTTGCCTAGCATTTTGTGCCTTGCTTCGCGCGATATAATCTTGCTTTTCAAACCGCAATTCGAGGTCGGCGTGGGTGCAAAACGAGATAAAAAAGGTGTCATAAAAAATGAAAAGCTAGTCGAACAAGCAATGGCGAAATTTGAGTTAAACTGCGCTAAAATGGGGCTTATAATGATACAAAAACTCCCTTGTCAAATCAAAGGCAAAGAAGGAAATCAGGAGTTTTTCTATCATTATAAAAAAGGAGAATAG
- the kdsB gene encoding 3-deoxy-manno-octulosonate cytidylyltransferase has protein sequence MIIIPARLASTRFKNKILCEFAGVPMFIKTAQNAAKVDNVLIAVDDEKILQIAKDYGFHAVMTDENHQSGTDRINEAVKNANLSDDEILINVQADEPFFETQNLIKFKEFATSAIKNGAFMASCYKKIDPTSAQDPNLVKVILDNHGFAIYFSRAPIPYPRAEFKDYLGHIGIYAYSAKTLREFCALPPSVLENTEKLEQLRALSAGKKIAMLQIETNSVGIDTQEDYEKALKIFGK, from the coding sequence ATGATTATAATACCTGCCCGCCTAGCCTCAACTAGGTTTAAAAACAAAATTTTATGCGAATTTGCCGGTGTGCCAATGTTTATCAAAACAGCGCAAAACGCCGCGAAAGTCGATAATGTGCTAATCGCGGTAGATGATGAAAAAATCCTGCAAATTGCTAAGGATTACGGATTTCACGCCGTTATGACAGATGAAAACCACCAAAGCGGCACAGATAGAATAAACGAAGCTGTGAAAAACGCAAATTTAAGCGATGATGAAATTTTAATCAATGTTCAAGCCGACGAGCCATTTTTTGAGACGCAAAATTTAATTAAATTTAAAGAATTTGCCACCAGCGCGATCAAAAACGGCGCATTTATGGCTAGTTGCTACAAAAAAATCGACCCCACAAGCGCGCAAGATCCAAATTTAGTCAAGGTGATTTTGGACAACCACGGCTTTGCGATTTATTTTTCACGCGCGCCAATACCTTATCCAAGAGCCGAATTCAAGGACTATTTGGGGCATATTGGGATTTATGCGTATAGCGCAAAAACCTTGCGCGAGTTTTGCGCCCTACCGCCTAGCGTGCTAGAAAACACCGAAAAATTAGAGCAACTTCGCGCCCTAAGTGCTGGCAAAAAAATCGCAATGTTGCAAATAGAGACAAACAGCGTCGGAATCGACACGCAAGAAGATTATGAAAAAGCGCTGAAAATTTTTGGGAAATAA